The Hydra vulgaris chromosome 11, alternate assembly HydraT2T_AEP genome contains a region encoding:
- the LOC101240794 gene encoding major facilitator superfamily domain-containing protein 6-A, with product MAHYKSFLKIPPYENSDTFSQEELQNSKNENKEKCFPNINQNLVFCKLFYFSYSSAMGSLWPYLPLYYRQLFLSPRQVGAIVASRNLVQFLFVPLWCVLAEKYRCHKTFILFALFFWFFSTISILFVPKDKPKACLRMNNISQIQALTTKKWFDFSTLRDQKVFVLRRTVQTEEDEVSADYYSPFVILNSSLDVSTTYAQYDSEKHLSDSSNVFILLLLVTIIGVSFASPAQVLADIYTFKKLKQHGQSFAQQVLWAAVGSSVFSFTVGSFVSFTSIQNQCTKEKNINYSPCFYFFGFFIIMAFFVATQFRTKSVIEKVDLDETIATFWQSVKTINDVHLASLVVVTFFCGFGNGFISTFLFWHLREMGGLQILLAFVSLINSIAEVMFYIIAERLMGYVGHFRLIYIGLLFFSARFFYYSFLRQPWLVLPIEITHGMTSAAIRSSLISYIRQEGATGYILHGLFSGIQSGLGFSIGGLVGGFMVHEYGHSLTFLIFGELSILTLLCFVLVNNIWPRTKHDIKKTYSEDNKTLTDLYSTSRGNTSFNKSPFMNALTSEKKPG from the coding sequence atggcTCATTAcaaaagttttctaaaaataccACCTTACGAAAATAGCGACACATTTAGCCAGGAGGAattacaaaatagtaaaaacgaaaataaagaaaaatgttttccaAATATCAACcaaaatttggtattttgcAAGCTATTTTACTTCTCCTACAGTTCCGCAATGGGTTCATTGTGGCCATATCTTCCACTTTATTATCGTCAGCTGTTTCTTTCTCCCAGACAAGTTGGTGCAATTGTTGCATCTCGAAATTTAgttcagtttttatttgttcCTCTTTGGTGTGTTCTTGCAGAAAAATACAGGTGTCACAAAACATTCATTTTGTTTGCTTTGTTTTTCTGGTTCTTTAGCACCATTAGCATATTGTTTGTACCTAAAGATAAACCTAAAGCATGCTTAAGAATGAATAATATTAGTCAAATCCAAGCCCTAACAACTAAAAAATGGTTTGACTTTTCAACTTTACGAGATCAAAAAGTCTTTGTTTTGAGAAGAACTGTTCAAACTGAGGAAGATGAAGTTTCAGCAGACTATTATTCtccttttgtaattttaaattcgTCGTTGGATGTATCAACAACTTATGCGCAATACGATTCAGAAAAACATTTGTCTGATTcctcaaatgtttttattttacttttattagtaacAATAATCGGAGTGAGCTTTGCTTCGCCTGCCCAAGTTTTAGCCGATatatacacttttaaaaaattaaaacaacatgGTCAATCTTTTGCACAACAAGTGTTATGGGCTGCTGTTGGTTCTTCAGTATTTTCATTTACAGTTGGTAGCTTTGTTAGTTTTACCTCAATTCAAAATCAatgtacaaaagaaaaaaatataaattacagtccatgtttttatttttttgggttttttattATCATGGCTTTTTTTGTGGCTACTCAATTTCGTACAAAATCCGTAATTGAAAAAGTTGATCTGGATGAAACTATAGCAACGTTTTGGCAATCggttaaaacaataaatgatgTTCATCTCGCTAGCTTAGTGGTAGTTACTTTCTTTTGTGGATTTGGCAACGGATTTATATCAACGTTTTTATTTTGGCATTTACGAGAAATGGGTGGACTGCAAATTTTGTTGGCATTTGTTTCTCTGATAAATAGTATTGCTGAAGTTATGTTTTACATTATTGCCGAGAGATTAATGGGATATGTTGGGCATTTTCGTTTGATTTATATTGGATTGTTGTTCTTTTCCgctagatttttttattacagctTTTTGCGTCAGCCATGGTTGGTACTACCAATTGAAATTACGCATGGAATGACGTCTGCTGCAATTAGATCATCGCTTATATCGTACATTAGACAAGAAGGGGCTACTGGATACATTTTGCACGGATTATTTAGTGGGATACAAAGTGGACTTGGTTTTTCTATCGGCGGGTTAGTAGGTGGATTCATGGTACATGAGTATGGTCATTCATTGACCTTTCTAATATTTGGAGAACTAAGTATACTGACACTTTTGTGTTTTGTTCTAGTTAATAACATCTGGCCTCGAACAAAGCacgatattaaaaaaacatactcGGAAGATAATAAAACTCTTACTGATTTATATAGCACGAGTCGTGGTAACACCTCGTTCAATAAATCGCCTTTTATGAATGCCTTAACAAGCGAAAAAAAGCCTGGTTAG